A genomic region of Herbaspirillum sp. DW155 contains the following coding sequences:
- a CDS encoding ATP-binding protein, whose product MSRTLRYLLVVGGGVISVLLFLLASASENSALFEQHYPWLLFLNGLAAISLLGLVLLLLGRLYKRYRRGKFGSKLLARLVLMFALVGIVPGAVIYLMSVQFVSRSIESWFDVRMEAALESGLNLGRNALDSSLSDLVSRARGMAQELSDMSDSEQVTYLSRQRDQNMEITIVNGNGQVMSTVGGSIGALTPILPSSQAMRQARVSRAFSAVESDDTRPPNGESDSDGNLRLHVVVLVPAPSRGMSLQNETRYLQILQPVPDYLASNAETLRLAYNEYQQRSVSRSGLRKIYLVTLTLTLLLAIFAAIASAFLIASDLAKPLLLLAEGTKAVAEGNLSPRPIVSTSDELGTLTQSFNTMTRQLLEARTSVEKNRAELENAKAYLESVLANMSAGVMVLDGQFNIVSANDSVRRILGYDFSANIGTPLQTIDSQAPFAQAIIRAFSEQLAQHSSDGADGLHWQRQFELSRQPGAMLDANDEQGGKPDHDKLTLLARGSHLPVENGVGYVVVFDDISNVISAQRSIAWGEVARRLAHEIKNPLTPIQLSAERLQHRLADKLMPADAAILDKGTTTIVNQVTAMKRMVDDFRDYAKTPPAKPVALDLNALIEEILNLYLAGDGRDVIHARLAPEMSKIMGDATQMRQVIHNLLQNAQDAVSDDGETSPRIDVLTEQIDIAGTDGQRRPAVRLSIMDNGPGFSPTILARAFEPYVTSKARGTGLGLAMVKKIVEEHGGRIDIQNRPDGRGAKIVILLVKLAPID is encoded by the coding sequence ATGAGCCGCACCTTACGCTATCTGCTGGTGGTCGGCGGGGGCGTCATCAGCGTCCTGCTGTTCCTGCTGGCCTCGGCCTCCGAAAATTCCGCCCTGTTCGAGCAGCACTACCCGTGGCTGCTGTTCCTGAACGGCCTGGCCGCCATCTCGCTGCTGGGGCTGGTGCTGTTGCTGCTGGGACGGCTCTACAAACGCTACCGGCGCGGCAAGTTCGGCTCCAAGCTGCTGGCGCGGCTGGTGCTGATGTTTGCACTGGTGGGCATCGTGCCAGGGGCGGTGATCTACCTGATGTCGGTGCAGTTCGTCTCGCGCTCCATCGAATCCTGGTTCGACGTGCGCATGGAAGCGGCGCTCGAATCGGGCCTGAACCTGGGCCGCAACGCGCTGGATTCCTCGCTTTCCGATCTGGTCTCGCGGGCGCGCGGCATGGCCCAGGAGCTTTCCGACATGAGCGACTCGGAACAGGTCACCTACCTCTCCCGCCAGCGCGACCAGAATATGGAAATCACCATCGTCAACGGCAACGGCCAGGTGATGAGTACGGTCGGCGGCTCCATCGGCGCGCTCACGCCCATCCTGCCCAGCAGCCAGGCGATGCGCCAGGCGCGGGTCTCGCGCGCCTTCTCGGCGGTGGAAAGCGATGACACCCGCCCGCCCAATGGCGAGTCCGATTCCGACGGCAACCTGCGGCTGCACGTGGTGGTGCTGGTGCCGGCGCCCAGCCGTGGCATGTCCCTGCAAAACGAAACGCGCTACCTGCAGATCCTGCAACCGGTGCCTGACTATCTCGCCAGCAATGCCGAAACGCTGCGGCTGGCCTACAACGAATACCAGCAGCGCTCGGTGTCGCGCTCGGGCCTGCGCAAGATCTACCTGGTGACGCTGACGCTGACGCTTCTGCTGGCCATCTTCGCCGCCATCGCCAGCGCCTTCCTGATCGCCAGCGACCTGGCCAAGCCGCTCTTGCTGCTGGCCGAAGGCACCAAGGCGGTGGCCGAGGGCAATCTCTCGCCCCGGCCCATCGTCAGTACCTCCGACGAGCTGGGCACGCTCACGCAATCCTTCAACACCATGACGCGCCAGCTGCTGGAGGCGCGCACCTCGGTGGAAAAGAACCGCGCCGAGCTGGAAAACGCCAAGGCCTACCTGGAATCGGTGCTGGCCAACATGTCGGCCGGGGTGATGGTGCTGGATGGCCAGTTCAACATCGTCAGCGCCAACGATTCGGTGCGGCGCATCCTGGGCTACGACTTCTCGGCCAACATCGGCACGCCCCTGCAGACCATCGACAGCCAGGCGCCGTTTGCCCAGGCCATCATCCGCGCCTTCTCCGAACAGCTGGCCCAGCACAGCAGCGACGGCGCCGACGGCCTGCACTGGCAGCGCCAGTTTGAACTGTCGCGCCAGCCCGGCGCGATGCTCGATGCCAACGACGAGCAAGGCGGCAAGCCCGACCACGACAAGCTGACCCTGCTGGCGCGCGGCTCGCACCTGCCGGTGGAAAACGGCGTGGGCTACGTGGTGGTGTTCGACGACATCAGCAACGTCATCTCGGCCCAGCGCTCCATTGCCTGGGGCGAAGTGGCTCGCCGCCTGGCGCATGAGATCAAGAATCCGCTCACCCCCATCCAGCTCTCCGCCGAACGCCTGCAGCATCGCCTGGCCGACAAGCTCATGCCGGCCGACGCCGCCATCCTGGACAAGGGCACCACCACCATCGTCAACCAGGTCACGGCCATGAAGCGCATGGTCGACGACTTCCGCGACTACGCCAAGACCCCGCCGGCCAAGCCGGTGGCGCTGGACCTCAATGCCCTGATCGAGGAAATCCTCAACCTCTACCTGGCCGGTGACGGCCGCGACGTGATCCATGCCCGCCTCGCACCGGAGATGAGCAAGATCATGGGAGACGCCACCCAGATGCGCCAGGTCATCCACAATCTGCTGCAAAATGCCCAGGATGCGGTCAGCGATGACGGAGAAACCTCGCCGCGCATCGACGTGCTGACCGAACAGATCGACATTGCCGGCACCGATGGCCAGCGCCGCCCGGCCGTGCGCCTGTCGATCATGGATAACGGTCCCGGTTTCTCGCCCACCATCCTGGCGCGCGCCTTCGAGCCCTACGTCACTTCCAAGGCCAGAGGCACCGGTCTGGGGCTGGCCATGGTGAAGAAAATCGTCGAAGAACATGGCGGCCGCATCGATATCCAGAATCGACCCGATGGGCGGGGCGCAAAAATTGTAATTTTGCTGGTAAAGTTAGCACCTATTGATTAA
- a CDS encoding DUF4390 domain-containing protein, with the protein MNLTQSVPSPATPARTLPVDGARLLRVLLSWLLALLLACSTLAARAAEITVNQASIEASDEGYRLSVSYDFDLNRGLEDALSRGVPLYFTTDVQLTRRRWYWFDETSVSSSRTLRLSYNVLTRQYHTAISGQLQQSFTNLDDALTLIRRPPRWIIADNNTLKAGETYQVGLRMRLDVAQLPKPFQVNALNNSDWRLSSDWIEFNYKPE; encoded by the coding sequence ATGAATTTGACGCAATCGGTCCCCTCCCCCGCTACCCCCGCACGCACGCTGCCCGTCGACGGCGCCCGCCTGCTGCGTGTGCTGCTGTCCTGGCTGCTGGCACTGCTGCTGGCCTGTTCCACCCTGGCCGCCCGCGCCGCTGAAATCACCGTCAACCAGGCCAGCATCGAGGCCAGCGACGAAGGCTACCGGCTCTCGGTCTCGTATGACTTCGATTTGAATCGCGGCCTGGAAGATGCGCTCTCGCGCGGCGTGCCGCTGTATTTCACCACCGATGTCCAGCTGACCCGGCGGCGCTGGTACTGGTTCGACGAAACCAGCGTCTCCAGCTCGCGCACACTGCGGCTGTCCTACAACGTGCTGACCCGGCAGTACCACACCGCCATCAGCGGCCAGCTGCAGCAGAGCTTCACCAATCTGGACGATGCCCTCACGCTGATCCGCCGCCCGCCGCGCTGGATCATCGCCGACAACAATACCCTGAAGGCCGGCGAGACCTACCAGGTCGGCCTGCGCATGCGGCTGGACGTGGCGCAGCTGCCCAAGCCCTTCCAGGTCAATGCGCTCAACAACAGTGACTGGCGCCTGTCCTCGGACTGGATCGAATTCAACTACAAACCCGAATGA
- the rsmB gene encoding 16S rRNA (cytosine(967)-C(5))-methyltransferase RsmB codes for MIQISLLSPGIKADSLAYQLAYAAQAVAAVHAGHALPQALAQIFARSDAPPPARGAIQDLSYRAMRHLGLADSLLGLLANKPPQPDVLHGLLVTALALLVNEEEAGYDSFTVVDQAVQAAAISPEMSFAKGVVNAILRRFLRERAALMPQATKTPPGTWNYPTWWIDRLKASYPEQWQAILHAGNQPPPLTLRVNRRRASVGQYLATLQQAGIGARAVGPYAVRLDKPVPVQQIPGFADGVVSVQDAAAQLAAPLLDVADGMRVLDACAAPGGKTGHLLELADLDLQALDHDPRRLQRIAENLDRLQLKARLQTGDAREDDWWDGQGFDRILADVPCTASGIVRRHPDIRWLRRKTDTAQLATLSAQILDKLWQMLRPDGKLLLVTCSLWPQESEQQAIAFAQKNNAIRLPAPGQLLPTASADADADHDGLFYALFQKPGA; via the coding sequence GTGATCCAGATTTCTCTCCTTTCTCCCGGCATCAAGGCCGATTCCCTGGCCTATCAGCTGGCCTATGCCGCCCAGGCGGTGGCGGCCGTGCACGCCGGTCACGCCCTGCCGCAGGCGCTGGCACAGATCTTCGCCCGCAGCGACGCCCCGCCGCCCGCCCGCGGCGCCATCCAGGACCTGAGCTACCGCGCCATGCGCCATCTGGGGCTGGCCGACAGCCTGCTCGGTCTGCTGGCCAACAAGCCGCCCCAGCCGGACGTGCTGCATGGCCTCCTGGTCACGGCCCTGGCGCTGCTGGTCAATGAGGAAGAGGCCGGCTACGACAGCTTCACCGTGGTCGACCAGGCCGTGCAGGCGGCCGCCATCAGCCCGGAAATGAGTTTTGCCAAGGGGGTGGTCAACGCCATCCTGCGCCGCTTCCTGCGCGAACGCGCGGCGCTCATGCCGCAGGCCACCAAGACCCCGCCCGGCACCTGGAATTACCCGACCTGGTGGATCGACCGCCTCAAGGCGTCCTATCCCGAACAGTGGCAAGCCATCCTGCACGCCGGCAACCAGCCGCCGCCGCTGACGCTGCGCGTGAACCGCCGCCGCGCCAGTGTCGGGCAGTACCTGGCCACGCTGCAGCAGGCCGGCATCGGCGCACGCGCCGTCGGTCCCTACGCGGTGCGGCTGGACAAGCCGGTGCCAGTGCAACAGATTCCCGGCTTTGCCGACGGCGTGGTCTCGGTGCAGGATGCCGCCGCCCAGCTGGCCGCGCCACTGCTGGACGTGGCCGATGGCATGCGGGTGCTGGACGCCTGCGCTGCGCCCGGCGGCAAGACCGGCCACCTGCTGGAACTGGCCGATCTGGACCTGCAGGCGCTGGACCACGACCCGCGCCGCCTGCAGCGCATCGCCGAGAACCTCGACCGCCTGCAGTTGAAGGCGCGCCTGCAGACGGGAGATGCCCGTGAAGACGACTGGTGGGACGGCCAGGGCTTCGACCGCATCCTGGCCGACGTGCCCTGTACCGCCTCGGGCATCGTGCGGCGCCACCCGGATATCCGCTGGCTGCGCCGCAAGACCGATACCGCGCAGCTCGCAACACTTTCGGCGCAAATTTTGGACAAGCTTTGGCAGATGCTGCGACCGGATGGTAAATTGCTGCTCGTAACCTGCTCGCTGTGGCCCCAGGAATCGGAGCAGCAAGCGATCGCCTTCGCGCAGAAAAACAATGCCATCCGGCTGCCCGCACCAGGTCAACTGCTGCCCACCGCCAGTGCCGATGCCGATGCCGATCACGATGGCCTGTTCTATGCGCTGTTCCAAAAACCTGGTGCATGA
- a CDS encoding DUF1840 domain-containing protein, translating into MLITFKSKAAADVVMYESHAKPILDLLHKDPARGVITAAEAADAIAVLEQQINASKAHEAAEVLARDVNAHHNGEVDDHHHEKIEPVSFSARAYPLLDMLREAKKGNYDILWGV; encoded by the coding sequence ATGCTGATCACCTTCAAATCAAAAGCGGCCGCCGATGTGGTGATGTACGAGTCGCACGCCAAACCCATCCTGGACCTGCTGCACAAGGATCCCGCCCGCGGCGTGATCACCGCCGCCGAGGCCGCTGACGCCATCGCCGTGCTGGAACAGCAGATCAATGCCAGCAAGGCCCACGAAGCGGCCGAAGTGCTGGCGCGCGACGTCAACGCCCATCACAACGGCGAGGTCGACGACCACCACCACGAAAAGATCGAGCCGGTCAGCTTCTCGGCGCGCGCCTATCCGCTGCTGGACATGCTGCGCGAAGCCAAGAAGGGCAATTACGACATCCTCTGGGGCGTCTGA
- a CDS encoding oligopeptide transporter, OPT family: MNNHTSAGLPELTLRGMLLGALITVVFTASNVYLGLKVGLTFSSAIPAAVISMAVLRLFSHANILENNMVQTQASAAGTLSSIIFILPGLVMMGHWQGFPFLQTLGICAAGGMLGVMFSIPLRRVMVVQSALPYPEGVAAAEILRVGSADADGGEETRRGLRDILFGGTLAAIFSVVSSGLKLFAESMSLWFTAGASVVRLTMGFSLALVGAGYMIGIVSGIAILIGLVIAWGVAVPYLTAVTPHAADVALSDFANGLWKSQVRFIGAGMIGVAAVWTLATLFKPMLEGVKASLSTLSRRQQGSTERTDQDLSPRWIIVISLAMIALLAVVFASFLSEAPVSPALFIGLIVYAVVFAFVFGFLVAAACGYMAGLIGSSSSPISGIGIVAVILVSVLLLVSGAVDPLLATPEGSKLAIAVALFVTAAIIAVAAIANDNLQDLKTGQLVGATPWRQQVALLIGCVVGALVIPPVLNLLYNAYGFTGALPRAGMDAAQALAAPQATLMTAIATGIFTRELNWTMLSVGVALGIVLIVIDWLLARRGGVARLPVLAVGIGIYLPPMVSSALFLGAVLGWLIERGLRRRARAAGMDLDAYADKPRQRGILVASGLIVGESLVGVLLAAIIGFTGKDAPLAVVSGAFESTGQWLGLAAMVLVLIAFARRILPAR; this comes from the coding sequence ATGAACAACCATACCTCCGCCGGCCTGCCGGAACTGACCCTGCGCGGCATGCTGCTGGGTGCGCTCATTACGGTGGTGTTTACCGCCTCCAATGTCTACCTGGGTCTCAAGGTCGGCCTCACCTTTTCCTCGGCGATTCCCGCCGCCGTCATCTCGATGGCCGTGCTGCGCCTGTTCTCCCATGCCAACATCCTGGAGAACAACATGGTGCAGACCCAGGCTTCGGCGGCCGGGACGCTCTCTTCCATCATCTTCATCCTGCCCGGCCTGGTCATGATGGGCCACTGGCAGGGCTTCCCCTTCCTGCAGACGCTGGGCATCTGCGCCGCCGGCGGCATGCTGGGGGTGATGTTTTCCATCCCGCTGCGCCGGGTGATGGTGGTGCAAAGTGCGCTGCCCTATCCGGAAGGCGTGGCGGCCGCTGAAATCCTGCGCGTGGGCAGTGCCGACGCCGACGGCGGCGAGGAAACCCGGCGCGGCCTGCGCGACATCCTCTTCGGCGGCACTCTGGCAGCAATCTTCAGTGTGGTGTCCAGCGGGCTGAAGCTTTTTGCCGAAAGCATGAGCCTCTGGTTCACTGCCGGTGCCTCGGTGGTGCGCCTGACCATGGGCTTTTCGCTGGCGCTGGTGGGGGCGGGCTACATGATCGGCATCGTCTCCGGCATCGCCATCCTGATCGGCCTGGTGATCGCCTGGGGCGTGGCCGTGCCTTATCTCACCGCCGTCACCCCGCATGCGGCCGATGTCGCTCTGTCGGACTTTGCCAACGGCTTGTGGAAGAGCCAGGTGCGCTTCATCGGTGCCGGCATGATCGGCGTGGCGGCGGTCTGGACCCTGGCCACGCTCTTCAAGCCCATGCTGGAAGGCGTCAAGGCCTCGCTGTCGACGCTCTCGCGCCGTCAGCAGGGCAGCACCGAGCGCACCGACCAGGATCTGTCGCCGCGCTGGATCATCGTCATCAGCCTGGCCATGATTGCGCTGCTGGCGGTGGTGTTTGCGTCCTTCCTTTCGGAGGCACCGGTGTCGCCGGCGCTCTTCATCGGGCTGATCGTCTATGCGGTGGTGTTTGCCTTCGTGTTCGGCTTCCTGGTGGCGGCGGCCTGCGGCTACATGGCCGGGCTGATCGGTTCTTCCTCCAGCCCGATCTCGGGCATCGGCATCGTGGCCGTGATCCTGGTGTCGGTGCTGCTGCTGGTCTCGGGCGCGGTCGACCCGCTGCTGGCCACGCCGGAAGGCAGCAAGCTGGCCATCGCGGTGGCGCTGTTCGTGACCGCGGCCATCATTGCGGTCGCGGCCATCGCCAATGACAACCTGCAAGACCTCAAGACCGGCCAGCTGGTCGGCGCCACGCCCTGGCGCCAGCAGGTGGCGCTGCTGATCGGTTGCGTGGTGGGTGCGCTCGTCATCCCGCCGGTACTGAACCTGCTCTACAACGCCTACGGCTTCACCGGCGCCCTGCCGCGTGCGGGCATGGATGCCGCGCAAGCGCTGGCGGCGCCGCAAGCCACGCTGATGACGGCCATCGCCACCGGCATCTTCACCCGTGAGCTGAACTGGACCATGTTGAGCGTGGGCGTGGCGCTGGGCATCGTGCTCATCGTCATCGACTGGCTGCTGGCCCGCCGTGGCGGTGTGGCGCGCCTGCCGGTGTTGGCCGTGGGCATCGGCATCTACCTGCCGCCGATGGTCAGCAGCGCCCTGTTCCTGGGCGCGGTATTGGGCTGGCTGATCGAACGCGGCCTGCGCCGCCGTGCACGGGCGGCCGGGATGGATCTGGACGCCTATGCCGACAAGCCGCGCCAGCGCGGCATCCTGGTGGCCTCAGGCTTGATCGTTGGCGAGAGCCTGGTGGGCGTGCTGCTGGCCGCCATCATCGGCTTTACCGGCAAGGATGCGCCGCTGGCGGTGGTGTCGGGCGCGTTTGAATCGACCGGGCAGTGGCTGGGGCTGGCCGCGATGGTGCTGGTGCTGATCGCGTTTGCGCGGCGTATTTTGCCGGCACGCTGA
- a CDS encoding phosphatidate cytidylyltransferase, whose protein sequence is MTPQDTLLALFGGVFAVLALASSVGGLLRWRLAGRSSSVIDNLNARIKAWWWMIGALAIAFWIGKTGVVVLFAFISLQALREFISVTYTRVGDHRALLWCFFVFLPLQYVLIGMDWYGLFSILIPVYAFLLLPISASLSTDTKHFLERAAKVQWGLMICVYCISHVPALLTLPIEGFEGRNLQLIVFLVLTVQSSDVFQYVWGKLFGKRKLAPQISPSKTLEGLVGGVLTSTAVGAALYWITPFNVWQAALVALTINILGFFGGFVLSAIKRDRGLKDWGAMIEGHGGMLDRVDSISFSAPIFFHILRYWWVH, encoded by the coding sequence ATGACTCCCCAAGATACCCTCCTCGCCCTGTTTGGCGGCGTGTTCGCCGTCCTTGCCCTGGCCAGTTCGGTCGGCGGCCTGCTGCGCTGGCGGCTGGCCGGACGCAGCAGCAGCGTCATCGACAATCTCAATGCCCGCATCAAGGCCTGGTGGTGGATGATCGGCGCGCTGGCCATCGCGTTCTGGATCGGCAAGACCGGTGTGGTCGTGCTGTTTGCCTTCATCTCGCTCCAGGCGCTGCGTGAATTCATTTCCGTCACCTACACCCGCGTGGGCGACCATCGGGCGCTGCTGTGGTGCTTCTTCGTGTTCCTGCCGCTGCAGTACGTACTGATCGGGATGGACTGGTATGGGCTGTTCTCCATCCTGATTCCGGTCTACGCCTTCCTGCTGCTGCCGATCTCGGCCTCGCTCTCCACCGATACCAAGCACTTCCTGGAGCGGGCGGCCAAGGTGCAGTGGGGGCTGATGATCTGCGTCTACTGCATCTCGCACGTGCCGGCGCTGCTGACGCTGCCCATCGAGGGCTTCGAAGGACGCAACCTGCAGCTGATCGTGTTCCTGGTGCTGACGGTGCAATCCAGCGATGTGTTCCAGTATGTGTGGGGTAAGCTGTTCGGCAAGCGCAAGCTGGCGCCGCAGATTTCCCCCTCCAAGACGCTGGAAGGCCTGGTCGGGGGCGTGCTGACCTCTACCGCCGTCGGTGCTGCGCTGTACTGGATCACACCCTTCAATGTCTGGCAGGCGGCGCTGGTGGCGCTGACCATCAATATCCTGGGCTTCTTCGGGGGATTCGTGCTGTCGGCGATCAAGCGTGATCGCGGACTCAAGGACTGGGGTGCCATGATCGAAGGCCATGGCGGCATGCTGGACCGGGTCGATTCGATCAGTTTCTCGGCACCGATTTTCTTTCATATCCTGCGCTACTGGTGGGTGCACTGA
- a CDS encoding lysophospholipid acyltransferase family protein yields the protein MLIDRLFASAICTFARVLTGVRARWFAAPDPGKLRVYYPNHRSHGDFVLVWSMLPRAMRKRTRPVAGSDYWLRSAVRRYVINRVFRGVLVDRQAGRSADPIGVMGQVLAGGESLILFPEGTRNLEEGLLPFKSGLYHLACAHPEVELVPVWIENLGRAMPKGHLVPLPLLCTLSFGEPLMLRPDESKEQFLARTRQALLALAPVAE from the coding sequence ATGCTGATCGACCGCCTCTTCGCCTCCGCCATTTGCACCTTCGCCCGCGTCCTCACGGGCGTGCGCGCCCGCTGGTTCGCCGCGCCCGACCCCGGCAAGTTGCGCGTCTACTATCCCAACCACCGCAGCCACGGTGATTTCGTGCTGGTCTGGAGCATGCTGCCGCGCGCCATGCGCAAGCGCACCCGGCCGGTGGCCGGATCGGACTACTGGCTCAGGAGTGCGGTGCGGCGTTATGTGATCAACCGGGTGTTCCGTGGCGTGCTGGTGGATCGCCAGGCCGGCCGCAGCGCCGATCCCATTGGCGTGATGGGCCAGGTGCTGGCGGGTGGCGAGTCGCTGATTCTGTTCCCGGAAGGCACGCGCAACCTGGAAGAGGGCCTGCTGCCCTTCAAGAGCGGCCTGTATCACCTGGCCTGCGCTCATCCGGAAGTGGAACTGGTGCCGGTGTGGATCGAGAACCTCGGCCGTGCCATGCCCAAGGGCCATCTGGTACCGCTGCCGCTGCTATGCACCCTCAGCTTCGGCGAGCCCCTGATGCTGCGCCCCGATGAAAGCAAGGAACAGTTCCTGGCCCGCACCCGCCAGGCGCTGCTCGCCCTGGCCCCCGTGGCCGAATGA
- a CDS encoding phosphatase PAP2/dual specificity phosphatase family protein, producing MSQADRLLPAAAPATTLPWKRGVAWLLLLGPLFFLSYGFANHAAAARASVPSFFYGWERHLPFLPWTILPYWSIDLLYGFSFLCCRTPRETDRHALRLLTAQLIAVACFLAFPLRFAFVRPATDGLFGALFASLAAFDLPFNQAPSLHIALLVLIWVQFVRLRTHWFWQLVIHSWALLIGLSVLTTWQHHFIDIPTGAMLGLFCLWLWPDEGRSPLCRSGQRSARRTRLALAYALAAMLALALAVAVRALAAPLGWLALSLAVVAWNYAHAGAAGFQKRHGRRSLAAAWLLAPHALGAWINARLWTRRRPQPDAITADVWLGRLPGAAHMRAGPFAALCDLCAELPAPRGPWAYAGHAWLDLVAPDADQLLAAARSIESLRRHGPVLVACALGYSRSAAAVATWLCLSGRCADMASALALLAERRPSVVINAALQERLREVELRLLKGERHV from the coding sequence ATGAGCCAGGCCGACCGCCTGCTGCCCGCGGCAGCACCGGCCACGACGCTGCCCTGGAAACGCGGCGTGGCGTGGCTGCTGTTGCTGGGGCCGCTGTTCTTCCTCAGCTATGGCTTCGCCAACCACGCGGCGGCCGCGCGCGCCAGCGTGCCCAGCTTCTTCTATGGCTGGGAACGCCATCTCCCCTTCCTGCCCTGGACCATCCTGCCCTATTGGTCCATCGACCTGCTCTACGGGTTTTCCTTCCTGTGCTGCCGCACCCCACGCGAGACTGATCGCCATGCCCTGCGGCTGCTGACGGCGCAGCTGATCGCGGTGGCCTGCTTTTTGGCCTTTCCGCTGCGCTTTGCCTTCGTGCGGCCGGCGACCGACGGGCTGTTTGGAGCGCTCTTTGCCTCACTGGCGGCCTTCGACCTGCCCTTCAACCAGGCCCCTTCGCTGCATATCGCGCTGTTGGTGCTGATCTGGGTCCAGTTCGTCCGGCTGCGCACCCACTGGTTCTGGCAGCTGGTGATCCACAGCTGGGCGCTGCTGATCGGCCTGTCCGTGCTGACGACCTGGCAGCATCACTTCATCGATATCCCGACCGGTGCCATGCTGGGCCTGTTCTGCCTGTGGCTGTGGCCGGATGAGGGACGCAGCCCGCTCTGTCGCAGCGGCCAGCGCAGTGCGCGCCGCACGCGTCTGGCGCTGGCCTACGCGCTGGCGGCCATGCTGGCACTGGCTCTGGCAGTGGCCGTGCGCGCCCTGGCCGCACCGCTGGGCTGGCTGGCCTTGTCACTGGCCGTCGTGGCGTGGAATTACGCCCATGCCGGTGCCGCCGGTTTCCAGAAACGCCACGGCCGCCGCTCGCTGGCCGCCGCCTGGCTGCTGGCCCCGCACGCATTGGGCGCGTGGATCAATGCGCGCCTGTGGACCCGCCGCCGTCCGCAGCCTGATGCCATCACAGCCGATGTCTGGCTGGGCCGCTTGCCCGGCGCTGCCCACATGCGCGCCGGCCCGTTCGCCGCCCTGTGCGATCTCTGCGCCGAATTGCCCGCTCCGCGCGGTCCTTGGGCCTATGCCGGCCATGCCTGGCTGGACCTGGTCGCACCCGACGCCGACCAATTGCTGGCAGCCGCGCGCAGCATCGAATCGCTGCGCCGCCACGGACCGGTGCTGGTGGCCTGTGCGCTGGGCTATTCGCGCAGCGCCGCTGCAGTGGCGACCTGGCTCTGCCTGAGCGGACGCTGTGCCGACATGGCCTCTGCTCTCGCCCTGCTGGCCGAACGCCGCCCCTCGGTGGTGATCAACGCGGCGCTGCAGGAACGCCTGCGGGAGGTCGAGCTGCGCCTGCTGAAGGGGGAACGCCATGTCTGA